The Cyanobacterium sp. T60_A2020_053 nucleotide sequence TTAGATAGTAAACTCAATGAGGTGAGAGGTGATTTAGACGGTAAACTCAATGAGATGAAAGTTGATACGGCTACTCTAAAGGAAGGACAAAATGGCATCAATAAAAGATTAGATAACCTAGATTTTATTGCTCGGAGTGTCATTGGTGGTGTCATACTTGCTCTCATCGTAGGCTTATCAAAAGTGCTATATCCTAATCTATTAGGTTAAAATTTTGATTAATCTTCAAGACATCATATCTGGTAACATTGACTAAACTAATCCGAATTAAAATATTATTTTACTAACAATATGCCTTTACTAACTACGGGAAAATCTTTTATAAAAAGTTTGGAAAAATCAGGCGCTGTGGCGGTATATGCACCCTTAGAAGGTGGGTTTGAAGGGCGCTATCAAAGACGTTTACGGGCTAATGGTTATCATAGCCTCAGTATTTCTGCACGGGGTTTGGGAGATTTAAGCGCCTATTTAATGGGTTTTCATGGCGTACGCCCAGCGCACCTCGGCAAGAAAAATATTGCTCAAGAAGGCTCTGTAGGTCCTATTTATTTTGTACCGCCCATTGCTTTAAGTCAGATAGAAAATCTCCCTCCCAAGTCTAAAGGATTAGTTTTATGGATTATTGAAGGATTTGTTCTATCTAATCAGGAAAAAGAGTATTTGTTGAATTTACCTAAAATTGAGCCTCGCATCAAAATTGTTTTAGAGTTGGGTGGAGAGCGCTATTTTCGTTGGCAACCTCTCGCCGATGTTTTAGCTTCTGTCGCTTAATTAGGCGAAAAACTGCAATTGTGAAGGGAAAGGGAAGCAGAGGAGAAGGGGAAGCAGAGGAAACAGGGAGATAATTAATTATTAATTATGAATTTCCTTTGCCCTTTGCCCTTTGCCCTTTTAACTTTGCCCCTTTTCTCCTTTGCCCTTTACTCCTGACTACTTTTTTTGGTTGCGGTGAAGGGCGCTTTTTTTGTCTTTTTTTATACCATGAGCCAATAAAATCAGCACTGTAATGACTCAGCGCCCCCAACTCTAAGCCCACACCTAAAGCGATCAATTCACGGACATAATACTTTAAAGATAAACTGGCGATAAAATCTGCCCAGCGCCACGGAAATAAGACAGCCGTTGCACCAATAATCAATAAACTGATTATCCCAATGATGAAAGACAAATATAAAACTCGGATTAATGTGCCAATAATGACACCATGGGAAAAAAAAGAACGATGACGTAATATCTTTTGATAGGGCAACCAAATAAATTTGCACCATCCCCAGCGCTTAAATTGCACGGAAT carries:
- a CDS encoding NAD(P)H-quinone oxidoreductase subunit N, encoding MPLLTTGKSFIKSLEKSGAVAVYAPLEGGFEGRYQRRLRANGYHSLSISARGLGDLSAYLMGFHGVRPAHLGKKNIAQEGSVGPIYFVPPIALSQIENLPPKSKGLVLWIIEGFVLSNQEKEYLLNLPKIEPRIKIVLELGGERYFRWQPLADVLASVA
- a CDS encoding metal-binding protein — protein: MPSGKNHDQITWLCLPGIFVSTVIISRDLLTGFLVSSGFLFSGLMFGPDLDIYSVQFKRWGWCKFIWLPYQKILRHRSFFSHGVIIGTLIRVLYLSFIIGIISLLIIGATAVLFPWRWADFIASLSLKYYVRELIALGVGLELGALSHYSADFIGSWYKKRQKKRPSPQPKKVVRSKGQRRKGAKLKGQRAKGKGNS